The Blastocatellia bacterium genome window below encodes:
- the folE gene encoding GTP cyclohydrolase I FolE, with translation MNLKKIEAGVRLILEGIGEDADRPGLQGTPRRVALMCEEICAGLHQDARAVLQVIPAETHDEMVIVKDIPLYSLCEHHLVPFVGVAHIAYIPREGRIVGLSKLARVADIMAKKPQIQERLTTEIADLLYTELRAKGVMVVIEAEHLCMEMRGVKKPGAKTITSALRGGFLKDPRTRSEAMALIGGNK, from the coding sequence ATGAACCTGAAAAAGATCGAAGCCGGCGTGCGCCTGATCCTGGAAGGCATCGGCGAAGACGCCGACCGGCCCGGCCTGCAAGGCACGCCGCGCCGCGTCGCCTTGATGTGCGAAGAGATTTGCGCCGGGCTGCACCAGGACGCGCGCGCGGTCTTGCAGGTCATCCCCGCCGAAACCCACGACGAGATGGTCATCGTCAAAGACATCCCGCTTTACAGTCTTTGCGAACATCATCTCGTGCCCTTCGTCGGCGTCGCGCACATCGCTTACATCCCGCGCGAGGGACGCATCGTCGGGCTGTCGAAGCTGGCGCGGGTCGCCGACATCATGGCGAAGAAGCCGCAGATTCAGGAGCGCCTGACTACAGAAATCGCCGACCTGCTCTACACCGAGCTGCGCGCCAAAGGCGTGATGGTGGTCATCGAAGCCGAGCACCTCTGCATGGAGATGCGCGGGGTTAAAAAGCCCGGCGCCAAGACCATCACCAGCGCCTTGCGCGGCGGCTTCCTGAAAGACCCGCGCACCCGCAGCGAAGCGATGGCGCTTATCGGAGGTAACAAGTGA
- a CDS encoding DUF4350 domain-containing protein, with protein sequence MKRSTSAILLVLVIFLLLVGLNFVFFVDPQTAEESEQTGNRSSYRTTPYGTRAFYTLLEETGHPVTRLEKPYNEITDRDDIGTLVLIALPDSSGPDKEEFDALAEWVGRGKQLLIIDQTVQLDHVIGDLVANTSFTTSNGEPKPLQPTRYAFGVERIKLGSAATRIRLSGHGAVSHIGDDNGALLADARVKDGRVVFLTDPHIVANNGIKEADNVVLALNLFDDLPPGKIAFDEFHHGYGSHATSEGVLAYFRGTPVPWLFWQGVLIAAVATYTFGRRFARPLPLRRERRTTNLEFVSSMATITRLARATDLAMQNVYWDFRKRLCRYSGLPPNAESAQLAARAARRARLDEAELARLLMVCDQVSRGRPVSDAELLRLVTRIREIESQLGI encoded by the coding sequence ATGAAGCGATCCACGAGCGCGATCCTGTTAGTGCTGGTTATCTTCCTGCTGCTGGTGGGGCTCAACTTCGTGTTTTTCGTTGACCCGCAGACGGCGGAAGAGAGCGAACAGACCGGCAACCGCTCGTCGTATCGCACGACGCCCTACGGCACACGGGCCTTCTACACGCTGCTCGAAGAGACAGGCCACCCGGTCACGCGGCTGGAAAAGCCGTACAACGAAATCACCGACCGCGACGACATCGGCACGCTGGTGCTGATCGCTCTGCCTGACAGCTCTGGCCCCGACAAAGAAGAGTTCGACGCCCTCGCCGAATGGGTCGGGCGCGGCAAGCAACTGCTCATCATCGATCAGACGGTCCAACTCGACCACGTGATTGGCGACCTTGTGGCCAACACGTCGTTTACTACCTCGAACGGCGAGCCGAAGCCGTTGCAGCCGACGCGTTATGCCTTCGGCGTCGAGCGCATCAAGCTTGGCAGCGCCGCGACCCGCATCCGCCTGAGCGGCCACGGCGCGGTGTCGCACATCGGCGACGACAACGGCGCGCTGCTCGCAGACGCCAGGGTGAAAGATGGCCGCGTCGTCTTTCTCACAGACCCGCACATCGTCGCGAACAACGGCATCAAGGAAGCCGACAACGTCGTACTGGCCCTGAACCTGTTCGACGACCTGCCGCCGGGCAAAATCGCCTTTGATGAGTTCCATCACGGCTACGGCTCGCACGCCACAAGCGAAGGGGTGCTGGCTTACTTTCGCGGCACGCCGGTGCCGTGGCTCTTCTGGCAGGGCGTGTTGATCGCGGCGGTCGCCACCTACACCTTCGGGCGGCGGTTCGCGCGCCCGCTGCCGCTGCGGCGTGAGCGGCGCACGACCAACCTGGAGTTTGTCTCTTCGATGGCGACGATCACGCGGCTGGCGCGCGCCACCGACCTGGCGATGCAGAACGTCTACTGGGACTTTCGCAAACGGCTGTGCCGTTACAGCGGCTTGCCGCCGAATGCCGAGAGCGCGCAACTGGCGGCCAGGGCAGCGCGGCGCGCCCGCCTGGACGAAGCCGAGCTGGCGCGCCTGCTGATGGTCTGTGATCAGGTCTCGCGTGGCAGACCGGTTAGCGACGCCGAGTTGTTGCGGCTGGTGACGCGCATTCGCGAGATCGAATCACAGCTCGGCATCTGA